In Gimesia benthica, a single window of DNA contains:
- a CDS encoding IS256 family transposase, producing the protein MAHQQQSNNILDAVQLLADHGFDEMSQALQILFNEAMKLERSEYLGAEPYQRSVTRRSYANGFKPKSFQSRLGKLELQVPQTRDGDFYPSALERGERSERALKLAIAEMYVQGVSTRKVAKITTELCGFDVTSTQVSRAAKLLDEELETWRNRPLGQVEYLILDARYEKVRVEGSVRDCAVLIAIGVLASGHRSVLGVSVSLSEAEVHWREFLGSLNQRGLHGVKLIVSDAHEGLKAARQNMLAGTPWQRCQFHLMQNAMQYVPKVHLRKQVSDELRNIFNARDLDDALNELKRFVSTHEKTAPKLASWAEENILEGLTVFTIPAGHRKRMRTTNMLERQNKELKRRTRVAGLFPNEESLLRLVTAVLVELSDDWETGMRYLTI; encoded by the coding sequence ATGGCCCACCAACAACAATCTAACAACATTCTCGACGCTGTCCAGCTCCTGGCCGATCATGGATTCGATGAAATGTCGCAAGCACTCCAGATCCTGTTCAACGAAGCGATGAAGCTGGAACGTTCCGAATACCTCGGTGCCGAACCGTATCAACGCAGCGTAACACGCCGTTCTTATGCCAACGGTTTCAAGCCAAAATCATTTCAAAGTCGCCTCGGAAAGCTGGAACTGCAAGTGCCCCAGACACGCGATGGCGACTTTTATCCCTCTGCACTGGAACGCGGCGAACGGAGTGAACGCGCACTGAAGCTGGCAATCGCTGAAATGTATGTTCAAGGCGTCTCTACCCGTAAGGTCGCCAAAATCACCACCGAACTCTGTGGATTTGATGTCACCAGTACACAGGTCAGTCGGGCAGCGAAACTGCTCGACGAAGAGCTGGAAACGTGGCGTAATCGACCGCTGGGGCAGGTGGAATACCTGATCCTCGACGCCCGCTATGAAAAAGTTCGCGTGGAAGGCAGCGTGCGGGACTGTGCCGTGCTGATTGCGATCGGCGTCCTGGCCAGCGGTCATCGGAGCGTACTCGGAGTGTCTGTGTCGCTCTCCGAAGCCGAAGTCCATTGGCGTGAATTCCTGGGTTCACTCAACCAGCGCGGACTGCATGGCGTGAAGCTGATCGTCAGTGATGCACACGAAGGCCTGAAAGCGGCACGACAGAACATGCTCGCTGGCACGCCCTGGCAGCGTTGCCAGTTTCATTTGATGCAAAACGCGATGCAATACGTTCCCAAGGTTCATTTGCGCAAACAGGTGAGCGATGAATTACGCAATATCTTTAATGCCAGAGACCTGGATGATGCGCTGAATGAACTGAAACGGTTCGTTTCCACTCATGAAAAAACAGCTCCGAAACTGGCGAGTTGGGCGGAAGAAAACATCCTGGAAGGACTGACCGTATTTACCATCCCTGCCGGTCATCGCAAGCGGATGCGAACCACAAACATGCTCGAACGGCAGAATAAGGAATTAAAACGGCGTACCCGCGTAGCGGGACTGTTTCCCAATGAGGAGTCGTTGCTGAGGCTGGTGACCGCGGTCCTGGTGGAACTCAGCGACGACTGGGAAACCGGCATGAGATACCTGACAATTTAA
- a CDS encoding 50S ribosomal protein bL37 → MAKTQRKLKKANHGRRPASAKARKAKRKHIKF, encoded by the coding sequence ATGGCTAAAACACAGCGTAAACTGAAAAAAGCAAACCACGGTCGCCGTCCTGCCAGTGCCAAAGCACGCAAGGCGAAACGGAAGCACATCAAGTTCTAA
- a CDS encoding RNA polymerase sigma factor: MPIDEADQLLVSQIRQGDSGAWAELIARFEGRLLAFVDRRLRNRASSEDVVQETFMGFLISIPNYDANTPLESFLFAIASHKLTDLLRKQGRRPTIPLFPHENGERESYREPAGRTRVASSLARSKERKSKEEQVICESLSDLIQCWIQNGEFERLECMEQLFVSGRANKEVAATLQITEQAVANHKHFVVGKLKDAIKTAQILDADLQGLGLN, from the coding sequence AACTCCTCGTGTCACAAATCAGACAAGGCGACTCTGGCGCCTGGGCCGAGCTGATCGCGCGTTTTGAAGGTCGGCTGCTGGCATTTGTCGACAGACGCCTGCGGAATCGTGCCAGCAGCGAAGATGTCGTCCAGGAAACCTTCATGGGCTTTCTGATCAGCATTCCTAACTACGATGCGAATACGCCACTGGAATCGTTTCTGTTCGCCATCGCCTCGCATAAGCTGACAGACCTGCTGCGAAAACAGGGACGACGCCCGACGATCCCCCTGTTCCCCCACGAAAACGGTGAGCGGGAAAGCTACCGGGAACCGGCAGGACGGACCCGTGTGGCTTCCAGTCTGGCACGGAGCAAAGAGCGTAAAAGCAAAGAGGAGCAGGTCATCTGTGAAAGCCTGTCAGATCTGATTCAGTGCTGGATCCAGAATGGCGAATTCGAGCGACTGGAGTGCATGGAGCAGTTGTTCGTCTCGGGCAGAGCGAATAAAGAAGTCGCTGCCACGCTGCAGATTACCGAGCAGGCGGTTGCCAATCATAAGCATTTTGTGGTCGGCAAGCTGAAGGATGCCATCAAAACCGCCCAGATTCTCGATGCCGACCTGCAGGGTCTGGGGCTGAATTGA